The following proteins come from a genomic window of bacterium:
- a CDS encoding EutN/CcmL family microcompartment protein encodes MYLAKVIGKVISTIKHPAYLDRKMLLIQPLTPNNLPTGRITIAIDYVGAGEGDTVIISAGPGTAAEVFGYPRAPIRELIVGIVDYITVATAEHNKHNPNS; translated from the coding sequence ATGTATTTAGCGAAAGTCATCGGGAAAGTCATTTCAACCATTAAACATCCAGCGTATCTTGACCGAAAAATGTTGCTTATCCAACCGCTAACCCCGAATAACCTACCCACTGGAAGAATTACGATTGCGATTGACTATGTCGGCGCAGGAGAAGGGGATACTGTTATCATCAGTGCTGGTCCGGGAACTGCGGCAGAAGTATTCGGATATCCCCGCGCTCCGATTCGAGAATTAATTGTCGGGATTGTTGACTACATCACAGTAGCAACCGCAGAACATAACAAACACAATCCAAATAGTTAA
- a CDS encoding ATP-binding protein, whose amino-acid sequence MAPDTTELEGKLRETEKLAYLGQMSSKLAHELRNPLNTISINLQLLEEDIKRLKSTNLDLGLISQIIDCNKFCQRIEISRHEIERLEHLLSNFLRFAKTAHKELISLDINQLLRNLIEFIMPTAKAKQIEIISELQSGLPSIRADDKLIKSAFLNLILNAIEAMPTGGTLTIKTTAVNSELNPIQVIIQDTGIGIQPKNLAKVFDIFYTTKEDGSGLGLPIAKRIINDIDGTITISSEVGKGTTVTVTLPTVPP is encoded by the coding sequence ATGGCACCGGATACTACAGAACTTGAAGGAAAATTACGAGAAACAGAAAAACTCGCATATCTAGGGCAGATGTCGAGCAAACTAGCGCATGAGTTGCGGAATCCACTCAATACCATTTCGATAAATTTGCAGCTGCTTGAAGAAGATATAAAACGTCTCAAATCAACCAATTTAGACTTGGGATTAATTTCGCAAATAATCGATTGCAATAAATTTTGCCAACGAATAGAAATATCGCGACATGAAATCGAACGGCTTGAACATCTACTATCGAACTTCCTACGTTTTGCAAAAACCGCTCATAAAGAATTAATTTCTCTCGATATCAATCAGCTGCTCCGTAATTTGATTGAGTTTATCATGCCAACCGCGAAAGCTAAACAGATCGAAATTATCTCCGAATTGCAGTCAGGACTACCGTCCATTCGCGCTGACGATAAACTCATCAAATCCGCATTTCTAAATCTAATTCTGAACGCAATCGAAGCAATGCCAACCGGTGGAACGCTAACGATTAAGACTACTGCGGTTAACTCGGAGTTGAATCCAATCCAAGTTATCATTCAGGATACAGGAATCGGTATACAACCGAAAAATCTCGCAAAAGTATTCGATATTTTTTATACTACGAAAGAAGATGGTTCCGGTCTCGGTCTGCCAATCGCTAAACGGATTATTAATGATATTGATGGAACGATTACGATAAGTTCAGAAGTCGGGAAAGGAACGACCGTTACGGTAACCCTCCCGACGGTACCACCGTAA
- the mtnA gene encoding S-methyl-5-thioribose-1-phosphate isomerase gives MAIKTLEWIDNKLRLIDQTMLPEVEGYIECQTKEEVFEAIQQMRVRGAPAIGIAAAFGVVLGLFHSQTTDYRSFRQEAEQVIHYLRLARPTAVNLFNALNRMQQVIEQNKNMEVADIKIALLTEAKMILEDEKRASQQMGDFGAQLLPQECTILTHCNAGALATAEYGTALAVIYRAVEQGKIIKVYADETRPLLQGARLTCWELMRAGIDVTLICDNMAASLMRKKLIDYIFVGADRIARNGDTANKIGTYNLAVLAKYHGIPFYIVAPTSTIDNNIPDGEYIPIEERAPEEITQWGNRRIAPNNVKVYNPAFDVTPAALITGWITEEGLRQPPFT, from the coding sequence ATGGCAATAAAAACATTAGAATGGATTGACAATAAACTGCGGTTAATTGACCAGACGATGCTCCCAGAAGTTGAAGGGTATATTGAATGCCAAACGAAAGAAGAAGTGTTTGAAGCGATTCAGCAGATGCGAGTCCGTGGCGCACCAGCTATCGGAATTGCCGCGGCGTTTGGGGTCGTACTCGGATTATTCCATTCGCAAACTACTGACTATCGCTCATTCCGGCAAGAAGCGGAACAGGTTATCCATTATCTTCGACTCGCTCGACCGACCGCAGTTAACCTTTTCAACGCATTGAATCGTATGCAGCAGGTTATTGAGCAGAATAAAAATATGGAAGTTGCAGATATTAAAATCGCACTTTTAACCGAAGCGAAAATGATTCTTGAAGATGAGAAACGTGCTTCCCAGCAGATGGGTGATTTCGGCGCCCAATTACTTCCGCAAGAATGCACGATATTAACCCATTGCAATGCTGGCGCATTAGCGACCGCAGAATATGGTACCGCATTAGCGGTCATCTATCGTGCGGTGGAACAAGGGAAAATTATCAAAGTATATGCCGATGAAACCCGACCACTCCTGCAAGGTGCGCGATTAACCTGCTGGGAATTAATGCGAGCGGGAATTGATGTAACCTTAATTTGCGATAATATGGCTGCATCGTTAATGCGGAAAAAACTAATTGATTATATTTTTGTTGGTGCTGACCGTATTGCGCGCAACGGTGATACCGCTAATAAAATTGGAACTTATAACCTAGCGGTATTAGCGAAATACCATGGGATACCATTTTACATTGTTGCGCCGACTTCGACCATAGATAACAATATTCCGGATGGTGAATACATCCCGATTGAAGAACGTGCTCCGGAAGAAATCACGCAATGGGGAAACCGACGAATTGCACCGAACAATGTTAAGGTATATAATCCTGCGTTCGATGTTACGCCAGCTGCATTAATCACCGGCTGGATTACTGAAGAAGGACTTCGTCAACCGCCGTTTACTTAG
- a CDS encoding DUF167 domain-containing protein — protein sequence MKLTVKLQPRARNNEIIGVKEGMVWVRVTAPPVDNQANGALIACLAKKLDIPKSRIRIVTGTQSRIKVIEIDGITDLELYAKLKGK from the coding sequence ATGAAATTAACAGTGAAATTACAGCCGCGAGCACGGAACAATGAAATTATCGGAGTTAAAGAAGGTATGGTATGGGTTCGGGTTACGGCACCGCCGGTTGATAATCAAGCGAATGGAGCGTTAATCGCTTGCTTAGCGAAAAAACTCGATATTCCGAAATCTAGAATTCGGATTGTCACCGGAACCCAATCCCGAATAAAAGTCATTGAAATTGATGGAATAACCGACCTAGAACTTTATGCTAAATTAAAGGGGAAATAA
- a CDS encoding purine-nucleoside phosphorylase: protein MNPRITIQQIESSARYVKKRIKPTPKIAIVLGSGLGESITTAIKNKKIIPYKTVPYFPVSTVPGHSGQLIAGELHRTPLLVLQGRWHFYEGYTLAQITFPIRVLKAIGIKTLILTCAAGGLNPNHHPGDLMLITDHINLIGDNPLIGLNDPAFGPRFPDMSEPYNSELITLARATAKKLNITLHQGVYTAVSGPNYETNAELKWLRKIGTDAIGMSTVPECIVANQIGLQVLGVVAITDVWHGKYSQPLSHTEVLKVANRISGTLSKLIIGIIKNIKC, encoded by the coding sequence ATGAATCCACGTATTACAATTCAACAAATTGAATCTAGCGCCCGATATGTAAAGAAACGGATTAAACCAACTCCCAAAATAGCGATTGTTCTCGGCTCGGGATTAGGTGAATCCATTACTACCGCTATCAAGAATAAGAAAATTATTCCTTATAAAACGGTACCGTATTTCCCGGTTTCAACTGTTCCTGGACATAGCGGTCAGCTTATTGCCGGTGAGCTCCATCGAACACCCCTACTAGTTCTACAGGGGCGCTGGCATTTTTATGAAGGATATACGCTTGCCCAGATAACCTTTCCGATTCGCGTTCTTAAAGCGATTGGAATTAAAACGTTGATATTAACCTGTGCAGCTGGTGGATTAAATCCGAACCATCACCCTGGCGACTTAATGCTGATAACTGACCATATCAACCTGATAGGAGATAATCCACTCATCGGACTCAATGACCCGGCGTTCGGACCGCGATTTCCAGATATGTCGGAACCATATAATTCGGAATTAATTACATTAGCGCGAGCAACGGCAAAAAAACTCAACATTACATTGCATCAAGGGGTATATACCGCGGTTAGTGGTCCAAACTATGAAACGAACGCAGAATTGAAATGGCTTCGCAAAATCGGAACTGATGCTATCGGAATGTCAACCGTTCCAGAATGTATTGTCGCAAATCAAATCGGACTGCAGGTGCTCGGGGTTGTAGCGATAACTGATGTCTGGCATGGGAAATATAGCCAGCCGTTATCGCATACGGAAGTACTTAAAGTTGCGAACCGGATATCAGGCACGTTAAGTAAACTTATTATTGGGATAATTAAAAATATCAAATGCTAA
- a CDS encoding phosphopentomutase has protein sequence MLTRVILIVLDGVGIGELPDAVRFNDQGSNTLGNLAKAVGGLQLPNFQKLGLGNIAPILGVEPANPALASYGKMAERSAGKDTTVGHWELAGIISTKPFPVYPQGFPKEIIDQFISETGIHGILGNVPASGTEIILRLGEEHLKTGYPIVYTSADSVFQIAAHEKIIPIEEQYRICTIARQILQGEHGVARVIARPFLGEPGKFYRTERRKDFSLPPPQPTMLDYLKEAGYTVFGIGKIEDIFANQGLTNSIHAHGNTECIETTLAVIHQSFSGLILVNLVDFDMLWGHRNDCAGFYHGLIEVDKKLPEIMHAMQPTDILFLVADHGNDPTTPSTDHSREYSPLLVYSPSLKGNVNLGTRASFADIAGTIAEIFQLKTNLAGRSFLKELI, from the coding sequence CTGTTAACTCGGGTTATATTAATTGTCTTAGATGGTGTTGGAATCGGCGAACTTCCTGATGCAGTTCGATTTAATGACCAAGGGAGTAATACGCTGGGTAATCTCGCAAAAGCTGTCGGTGGATTGCAGCTCCCGAATTTCCAGAAACTCGGATTAGGCAATATCGCTCCTATATTAGGAGTTGAACCGGCTAATCCTGCGCTAGCGAGTTATGGCAAAATGGCAGAACGCTCTGCGGGGAAAGATACTACGGTTGGCCATTGGGAACTTGCTGGGATTATTTCTACCAAACCGTTTCCCGTGTATCCGCAAGGATTCCCGAAAGAAATTATCGACCAATTTATATCTGAAACTGGGATACACGGTATCCTCGGGAATGTTCCTGCTTCCGGAACTGAAATTATCTTGCGTCTCGGTGAAGAACATCTCAAAACCGGGTATCCTATCGTTTATACTTCTGCGGATAGCGTATTCCAAATCGCTGCACATGAAAAAATCATTCCGATTGAAGAGCAATATCGAATATGTACAATTGCGCGGCAGATTCTCCAAGGAGAGCATGGGGTAGCGCGAGTTATTGCCCGTCCATTTCTTGGTGAACCGGGGAAATTTTATCGCACTGAACGACGAAAAGATTTTTCTCTTCCGCCACCGCAACCGACAATGTTAGATTATTTAAAAGAAGCAGGATATACAGTGTTTGGCATCGGAAAAATCGAAGATATATTTGCAAATCAAGGGTTAACGAACTCAATCCATGCGCATGGTAATACGGAATGTATTGAAACTACGCTTGCGGTTATCCATCAATCGTTCTCAGGGCTCATTTTGGTTAATCTGGTTGATTTCGATATGCTCTGGGGACATCGGAACGATTGCGCCGGATTCTATCATGGATTGATTGAAGTAGATAAGAAACTTCCGGAAATAATGCATGCAATGCAACCAACGGATATCCTATTTCTCGTTGCTGACCATGGTAATGACCCGACTACTCCTAGCACCGACCATTCCCGCGAATATTCACCGCTTTTGGTCTATAGCCCGTCGCTAAAAGGAAACGTTAACCTTGGCACGCGCGCATCCTTCGCTGATATTGCTGGAACAATAGCGGAAATTTTCCAATTGAAGACTAACCTTGCTGGCAGAAGTTTCCTAAAAGAACTCATCTGA
- a CDS encoding WecB/TagA/CpsF family glycosyltransferase produces the protein MRSVCHLFDLNIDKITTQEVLQKLEEFIASRKPHLISYLNAHCVNRTFTDEEYRQIILNSDICYADGMALVWVSHLTNDPLPERVNAGDFLPDLCKLCELKQYKLYFLGSEPGVAEAAAQQLKKQFPNLKIVGTYHGYFTESEEQSIIADIKNKQPDILLVGFGVPRQEKWLAKHYRELNVPVAWGVGALLEYYALKTPRAPRWMRQSGLEWLYRLYLEPRRMWRRYLVGNMVFIMHVLMLVLVDILSVAISWISAYWIREYLAELFGKHLNPFIYYLYALPLIIGLWIIISAWYGLYQKHKVGAEFHEFLAIAKASLLVLLISMAIAFMIKEWDLARSVVLLSGIINFFLLLITRKINQKFNGKNI, from the coding sequence ATGCGTTCTGTTTGTCATTTATTCGATTTGAATATCGATAAAATTACTACCCAGGAAGTTCTGCAAAAATTAGAAGAGTTTATCGCCTCGAGAAAACCACACTTGATATCGTATCTGAACGCGCATTGTGTTAATCGAACCTTCACCGATGAAGAATATCGACAAATAATATTAAATTCTGATATCTGCTATGCAGATGGAATGGCATTAGTTTGGGTTTCTCATTTAACGAATGACCCATTACCAGAACGAGTTAATGCAGGTGATTTTTTACCCGATTTATGTAAGCTCTGTGAATTGAAACAATATAAACTCTATTTTCTCGGGTCAGAACCTGGCGTAGCTGAAGCTGCAGCACAGCAATTAAAAAAACAGTTTCCGAATCTTAAGATAGTCGGAACCTATCACGGCTACTTTACAGAATCGGAAGAACAGAGTATCATAGCTGATATAAAAAATAAACAACCGGATATTTTACTAGTCGGATTCGGGGTGCCACGTCAGGAGAAATGGCTAGCGAAACATTATCGGGAATTGAATGTTCCGGTCGCTTGGGGGGTTGGTGCATTATTGGAATATTATGCACTGAAAACCCCGCGTGCTCCGCGGTGGATGCGACAATCTGGGTTAGAATGGTTATATCGGTTATATCTCGAACCGCGACGGATGTGGCGCCGATATCTCGTTGGAAATATGGTATTTATTATGCATGTTCTAATGTTAGTTCTGGTTGATATTCTTTCCGTAGCTATTTCCTGGATTTCAGCATATTGGATTCGAGAATATTTAGCGGAACTGTTCGGCAAACATCTCAATCCATTCATCTATTATCTCTACGCATTACCATTAATCATTGGGCTCTGGATTATCATTAGTGCTTGGTATGGATTATATCAGAAACATAAAGTCGGTGCAGAATTTCATGAATTTTTGGCTATCGCAAAAGCATCGTTACTCGTTCTGCTCATTTCGATGGCAATCGCATTTATGATTAAGGAATGGGATCTCGCGCGGTCGGTTGTTCTCTTATCCGGTATCATCAATTTTTTCCTGTTATTGATAACGAGAAAAATCAACCAGAAATTTAATGGGAAAAATATATAG
- a CDS encoding glycosyltransferase: protein MDVSLYIPCYNAEKYIERCLQSILQQTYSIKTILVVDDGSTDNTIDIVAQFPQVKLIRHKVNRGLAAARNTAWQNLDSEYIANLDADCVAEPDWLAALMQNFTNEPISNTVNSSSVSAKLAGVGGKLVELNTHGIANRWRIAHMSQHWGDARIHNPKWLYGSNSVYRRTALLAVNGYRENYRTNYEDLDLSQRLYQHGYSLIYDPRAKVTHLRDDSIRSILYTRWRWTAVDLDPPVTGRKLIRSLGRNIARGLVYCYRDTKRSGISSLLLLDLALGIYSCYLDIKSYFGKQGK from the coding sequence GTGGACGTTTCTCTATACATCCCTTGTTATAATGCAGAAAAATATATTGAACGGTGTCTTCAGAGTATTCTGCAGCAAACTTATTCGATTAAAACTATTTTAGTGGTTGACGATGGGTCAACGGATAATACTATTGATATCGTTGCACAATTCCCGCAGGTTAAGCTAATCCGGCATAAAGTGAATCGCGGACTTGCTGCCGCACGCAACACTGCTTGGCAGAATCTCGACTCGGAATATATCGCAAATCTAGATGCGGATTGTGTTGCTGAACCAGATTGGCTAGCAGCGCTTATGCAAAACTTTACTAACGAACCTATATCAAATACTGTCAATTCTTCGTCTGTCTCCGCAAAACTTGCTGGAGTGGGAGGAAAACTCGTTGAATTGAATACCCATGGGATTGCGAACCGGTGGCGAATTGCGCATATGTCCCAGCATTGGGGTGACGCCCGTATTCATAATCCAAAATGGTTGTATGGGAGCAACAGTGTTTATCGGAGAACCGCGTTACTTGCGGTCAATGGATATCGAGAAAATTATCGGACGAATTATGAAGATTTAGATTTATCGCAACGTCTCTATCAACACGGCTATTCATTGATTTATGACCCTCGCGCTAAAGTAACCCATTTGCGGGATGATTCAATTCGGTCTATTCTATATACACGATGGCGATGGACCGCAGTAGATTTAGACCCGCCTGTAACCGGGAGAAAGTTAATTCGTAGTTTAGGTAGGAATATCGCTCGTGGACTCGTTTACTGTTATCGCGATACCAAAAGAAGCGGAATAAGTTCATTATTATTGTTAGATTTAGCTTTAGGGATATATTCCTGTTATCTCGATATTAAAAGTTACTTCGGTAAACAGGGTAAATGA
- a CDS encoding glycosyltransferase family 4 protein — translation MHIVMLQRFDIYTVPGTVRMINLATQFVSQGHQVTLCYYPDFMRRKAYPPIRKTDPVGIDIIPLEPSKLALFRNIRTVCRLAKSADIIHFQKCFPDAALPALFAAYLYDKPVHYDWDDRESALATDWSQSKLVKFALIIYEWLIPKLVDTITVSTEMIRNLAVRYGIKSDRIFAAPVGADITLFNPEVDGSRIKQKYNLGSPVIIYHGQMDLGTYADQLVHAAPLVLEKFPTTQFLIVGGGDKLPQLKQLAEKLQITPHMIFTDYVHQEAIPEYIAAADIAVACFEDNEITHGKSPLKIAEYLAMGKPIVASRVGDIPNMLGNAGILVNPNDVKALSGGIIELLNNPDTMAELGKQARLRAEQIYNWTKIANTFLSAYELGRKKYEGQSTNQFST, via the coding sequence ATGCATATCGTGATGCTGCAGCGGTTTGATATCTATACTGTTCCCGGAACGGTTCGGATGATAAATTTAGCGACCCAATTCGTCTCACAGGGACATCAGGTTACGTTATGTTATTATCCTGATTTCATGCGTCGAAAAGCCTACCCGCCGATTCGAAAAACCGACCCTGTGGGAATTGACATTATTCCGCTCGAACCTAGCAAATTAGCGTTATTTCGCAATATTCGAACCGTTTGCCGATTAGCAAAATCTGCAGATATAATTCATTTCCAAAAATGCTTTCCTGATGCGGCATTACCCGCACTATTCGCAGCATATCTCTACGATAAACCAGTTCATTATGACTGGGATGACCGCGAGTCAGCGCTTGCTACGGACTGGAGTCAATCGAAGTTAGTCAAATTCGCTTTAATCATATATGAATGGCTGATTCCGAAACTGGTTGATACGATAACCGTTTCAACGGAGATGATTCGGAATCTAGCGGTTCGCTATGGCATCAAATCGGATAGAATCTTCGCTGCGCCGGTCGGTGCGGATATCACACTATTTAATCCCGAAGTTGATGGCTCAAGAATAAAACAAAAATATAACTTAGGTTCACCTGTAATCATCTATCATGGTCAAATGGATTTAGGAACTTATGCTGACCAATTGGTGCATGCTGCACCGCTTGTTCTCGAGAAATTCCCTACCACGCAATTTCTTATTGTTGGCGGTGGAGATAAACTTCCACAATTAAAGCAATTGGCTGAGAAATTGCAGATCACCCCCCATATGATTTTTACTGATTATGTTCATCAGGAAGCAATCCCGGAATATATCGCTGCTGCGGATATTGCTGTAGCGTGTTTTGAAGATAACGAGATTACCCACGGGAAAAGTCCTTTAAAAATTGCGGAATATCTTGCGATGGGAAAGCCGATTGTTGCCAGTCGGGTAGGAGATATTCCGAACATGCTAGGTAATGCTGGAATATTAGTTAATCCTAATGATGTTAAAGCTTTATCTGGGGGAATCATTGAACTATTGAATAATCCTGATACGATGGCAGAATTAGGGAAACAAGCGCGGTTACGCGCAGAACAAATCTATAATTGGACAAAAATCGCTAACACTTTTTTATCCGCATACGAACTGGGAAGGAAAAAATACGAAGGACAAAGTACGAACCAATTTAGTACTTAG